One Syntrophobacterales bacterium DNA segment encodes these proteins:
- a CDS encoding SHOCT domain-containing protein — MESLVALILVIGLPIAYYAYKEYKSPGSVRPVNEIKGVDYGPSGRHCLVCGYEGKMKTWLSNYSAPQFIILLGLLFFIIPGLIFIALFWGKYKCPNCGAIGKNREIRHEDSFRQPPQVIAPPISLSDELQRLAKLNEQGALSKEEFQTAKKKLLG; from the coding sequence ATGGAAAGCCTTGTGGCATTAATTCTTGTAATTGGACTGCCAATTGCGTACTATGCCTATAAAGAATACAAATCTCCCGGAAGCGTTCGACCAGTAAATGAAATTAAGGGCGTAGATTATGGTCCCTCCGGTCGCCATTGCTTAGTGTGCGGTTATGAGGGCAAGATGAAGACTTGGCTAAGCAACTATTCTGCCCCACAATTCATTATACTATTAGGATTGTTATTCTTTATCATACCGGGGTTGATTTTCATTGCACTGTTCTGGGGTAAGTATAAATGCCCCAATTGTGGAGCAATCGGGAAAAACAGGGAAATAAGACATGAAGATAGCTTCAGGCAGCCACCACAGGTCATTGCTCCACCAATAAGTCTTTCAGACGAGCTTCAGCGTCTGGCAAAACTGAATGAACAGGGCGCGTTATCAAAAGAAGAATTCCAGACGGCAAAAAAAAAGTTACTCGGATGA
- a CDS encoding DUF4160 domain-containing protein, giving the protein MPTISMFYGILILMYFYDNKKHSRPHIHAEYGEYNAIMDIETGDVLDGSLPLAKLKLVQAWIEIHREDLLADWKLAVAGEPVFKIDPLK; this is encoded by the coding sequence ATGCCAACAATTTCAATGTTTTACGGTATTCTGATATTAATGTACTTTTACGATAACAAAAAGCATAGTCGACCGCATATTCACGCTGAATATGGAGAATACAATGCAATCATGGACATAGAAACTGGCGATGTTCTTGATGGCAGCCTGCCGCTCGCAAAGCTCAAGCTCGTGCAGGCATGGATAGAAATCCACAGGGAAGATTTGCTTGCAGATTGGAAACTGGCGGTGGCAGGCGAACCAGTATTCAAAATCGATCCATTAAAGTGA
- a CDS encoding DUF2442 domain-containing protein has product METIIKATPLENCRIHIVTSSGISGIFDVKPYMKGSAFKELADESYFRMVRPAHSGIMWPHEQDFSLDTIIWDLQHAQQEASPDGNSATLHRRL; this is encoded by the coding sequence ATGGAAACCATTATCAAAGCTACTCCTCTTGAAAACTGCCGCATTCATATTGTAACCAGCAGCGGTATTTCAGGAATATTTGATGTCAAGCCATACATGAAAGGGAGTGCATTCAAAGAGCTTGCTGATGAATCTTATTTTCGTATGGTCAGACCAGCGCATTCCGGCATCATGTGGCCGCATGAACAGGATTTCAGTTTAGATACGATCATATGGGATTTACAGCACGCCCAACAAGAAGCTTCACCGGACGGCAATTCCGCTACGCTTCATCGCCGTCTGTGA